A single region of the Pararhodospirillum photometricum DSM 122 genome encodes:
- a CDS encoding extracellular solute-binding protein codes for MTQSLFASPSLTRRRLLKAAAVAGALPLAAPGILKGARASSGSVNVFAWGDYIKDNMKEAFEKATGITMNLSTYGSNEECENKLRAAGGAGFDLIFPSIDTGPNYYRDELLQPIDETKLKVDQIIPSIYRKSVTLGATNRGKRYLVPFNWGTEALTFDTTKHPTLKFGTLSYGDLWTEGLIGQVACRQKSVLVSIVLYLDATGQISAGGGLDLVKDEASARKAFQAAYDFAAKHKKNIGAFWNNATEATAAFTDGGCSIGQTWDTTGVLLHRDVDPKWSYIMPKEGGLGWIDTAGIPRGAANVEQAYALLNFLMSPEIGAMMANNTGYNSAAVGTEPHLSAANKTAFSMAYPDARAIDGLWWWPAQTKFFGELRAEFVEKLTNA; via the coding sequence ATGACCCAGAGCCTCTTTGCCTCGCCGTCGCTCACCCGTCGTCGCCTGCTCAAAGCCGCCGCCGTGGCGGGAGCGCTGCCTCTGGCGGCGCCCGGGATCCTCAAGGGCGCCCGCGCCAGTTCGGGCAGTGTCAACGTGTTCGCCTGGGGCGACTACATCAAAGACAACATGAAAGAGGCCTTCGAGAAGGCGACCGGCATCACCATGAACCTCTCGACCTACGGCTCGAACGAGGAGTGTGAGAACAAGCTGCGCGCGGCGGGTGGCGCCGGCTTCGACCTGATTTTTCCCTCGATCGACACCGGGCCCAACTATTACCGCGACGAATTGCTTCAGCCCATCGACGAAACCAAGCTGAAGGTCGATCAGATCATTCCCTCGATTTACCGCAAGTCAGTAACCCTGGGAGCCACGAACCGGGGCAAGCGCTATCTGGTGCCGTTCAACTGGGGCACCGAGGCCCTGACCTTCGACACCACCAAGCACCCCACCTTAAAGTTCGGCACCTTGTCGTATGGCGACCTGTGGACCGAAGGCCTGATCGGACAGGTGGCCTGCCGGCAGAAGTCAGTTCTGGTCAGCATCGTTCTCTATCTTGATGCCACCGGGCAGATCTCCGCCGGCGGCGGCCTGGATCTGGTTAAAGACGAGGCCTCGGCGCGCAAGGCGTTCCAGGCGGCCTATGACTTCGCAGCCAAGCATAAGAAGAACATCGGCGCCTTCTGGAACAACGCCACCGAAGCCACCGCCGCCTTCACCGATGGCGGCTGTTCCATCGGCCAGACGTGGGATACCACCGGCGTTCTCCTCCACCGTGATGTCGATCCCAAGTGGTCCTACATCATGCCCAAGGAAGGCGGTCTGGGCTGGATTGATACCGCCGGCATTCCGCGCGGCGCCGCCAACGTGGAACAGGCCTACGCCTTGCTGAACTTCCTGATGTCGCCCGAGATCGGCGCCATGATGGCCAACAATACTGGCTACAACTCGGCCGCCGTGGGTACCGAGCCCCATCTGTCGGCGGCCAACAAGACGGCGTTCTCGATGGCCTACCCCGACGCCCGCGCGATCGATGGCCTGTGGTGGTGGCCGGCCCAGACCAAGTTCTTCGGCGAACTGCGCGCCGAGTTCGTGGAAAAGCTCACCAACGCCTGA
- a CDS encoding ABC transporter ATP-binding protein: MTGAPLLHGKDVDLRAVAMRFGDFQAVQPTDLHLEAGEFFSILGPSGCGKTTLLRLISGFLTPTSGRILIGGRDMAGVGPNQRPTALIFQNLALFPLMSVWENVAFGLEARGVPKAERRRRAQALLDMVALGDQGDKRPADLSGGQRQRVAIARALAVEPSVLLLDEPLSALDLKLRQHMRAELRAMQRQIGITFLYITHDQGEALTLSDRLAVMNKGVIEQVGRPDTLYDQPDTAFVATFVGEHNVVAGTVVRAGGGQAEMATALGVLRGQNPNALTPGDAALLFVRPERLHLAQADSPNRLDATLVRRDLEGAFWHLHLDAQGVPLVMHRTNTGLLPDPGPLALSFAPEDARILRAGALADD; this comes from the coding sequence ATGACCGGCGCCCCCCTTCTGCATGGCAAGGATGTGGACCTGCGCGCGGTCGCCATGCGCTTTGGCGACTTCCAGGCCGTCCAGCCGACCGACCTGCATCTCGAGGCCGGCGAGTTCTTCTCCATCCTGGGTCCGTCGGGCTGCGGCAAAACGACCTTGCTGCGCCTGATCTCGGGGTTTTTGACGCCCACCAGCGGGCGCATCCTGATCGGCGGACGCGACATGGCCGGGGTGGGCCCCAACCAGCGGCCCACCGCTCTGATTTTTCAGAACCTCGCCTTGTTCCCCCTGATGAGTGTTTGGGAGAACGTGGCCTTTGGCCTGGAAGCACGCGGCGTCCCCAAGGCCGAGCGCCGACGCCGGGCCCAGGCGCTGCTCGACATGGTGGCCCTGGGCGACCAGGGCGACAAACGGCCCGCCGACCTCTCGGGCGGCCAGCGCCAGCGCGTCGCCATTGCCCGGGCGCTGGCGGTGGAGCCCTCGGTCTTGCTGCTCGACGAACCCCTGTCGGCCCTGGACCTCAAGCTACGCCAGCACATGCGCGCCGAACTGCGGGCCATGCAGCGCCAGATCGGCATCACCTTCTTGTACATCACCCACGACCAGGGCGAGGCCCTGACCCTCTCGGACCGGCTGGCGGTGATGAACAAGGGGGTGATCGAACAAGTCGGCCGCCCCGATACCCTCTATGACCAACCGGACACCGCCTTTGTCGCCACCTTCGTGGGCGAACACAACGTGGTGGCCGGCACCGTGGTGCGGGCCGGCGGCGGCCAGGCCGAGATGGCCACCGCCTTGGGAGTCCTGCGCGGGCAAAACCCGAACGCCCTCACACCGGGCGACGCCGCCTTGCTGTTTGTCCGGCCCGAGCGCTTGCATCTGGCCCAGGCCGACAGCCCCAACCGTCTGGACGCGACCTTGGTTCGGCGCGATCTGGAGGGGGCCTTCTGGCACTTGCACCTAGACGCTCAGGGGGTGCCGCTGGTGATGCACCGGACCAACACGGGCCTGTTGCCCGACCCCGGCCCGCTCGCCCTCAGCTTCGCCCCCGAGGACGCGCGGATCTTGCGCGCGGGAGCCCTGGCCGATGACTAG
- a CDS encoding ABC transporter permease: MTSLMRTVGRPLGAVFLLLTALWAVGLIVLPQVVMMERSLWLEERDTSGEQKINALYTSLDLKRFDLEDAKAEDTKKQIADEITALEREVAALEAQENAPRKVYTTANYTRMSGLHFTIFVKTIAYALAVTLLALAVCYPVAYAVAHLAPPARAGLLLVGLAIPYAINELLRVYAWLMILDTQGVLNSLLAWLGVVDFQARTWIPFLESSGAVFVAMVYTYTLFMVFPIYNTLETLDRNQIEAARDLGASTVRIHRRVVIPHAKPGIAVGCLMTFMLAVGSYSVPQVMTRGKAGDWFSQLIYRQFFESFNWNVGAAYSFTLLLTCIAFILIMMKLFKVGIRDIAK, encoded by the coding sequence ATGACTAGCTTGATGCGCACCGTCGGCCGCCCGCTTGGCGCCGTGTTCTTGCTGCTCACGGCTTTGTGGGCCGTTGGCCTGATCGTCTTGCCGCAGGTGGTGATGATGGAGCGCTCCTTGTGGCTGGAGGAGCGTGATACCTCGGGGGAGCAAAAAATCAACGCCCTCTACACCAGCCTCGACCTCAAGCGCTTCGACCTGGAAGATGCCAAGGCCGAGGACACCAAAAAGCAAATTGCCGACGAGATTACCGCCCTGGAACGCGAGGTCGCCGCCCTGGAAGCCCAGGAAAACGCCCCCCGCAAGGTCTATACCACGGCCAACTACACCCGCATGTCCGGGCTGCACTTCACGATTTTTGTCAAAACCATCGCCTATGCCCTAGCGGTCACCTTGCTGGCGCTGGCCGTATGCTACCCTGTGGCCTACGCCGTGGCCCATCTTGCTCCCCCGGCCCGGGCCGGGCTACTGCTAGTCGGCCTCGCCATTCCCTACGCCATCAACGAGCTGCTGCGGGTGTACGCGTGGCTGATGATCCTTGACACCCAAGGCGTCCTGAACAGCCTGCTGGCGTGGCTGGGCGTTGTCGATTTTCAGGCCCGCACCTGGATTCCCTTTTTAGAGTCCTCGGGTGCGGTGTTTGTCGCCATGGTCTACACTTACACCTTGTTCATGGTTTTCCCGATCTACAACACCTTGGAGACCCTGGACCGCAACCAGATCGAGGCCGCCCGCGACCTCGGAGCCTCCACCGTGCGCATTCACCGCCGCGTGGTGATCCCGCACGCCAAACCCGGGATCGCCGTGGGCTGTCTCATGACTTTCATGTTAGCGGTCGGGTCCTATTCGGTGCCCCAGGTCATGACGCGGGGCAAAGCCGGCGACTGGTTTAGCCAATTGATTTATCGCCAGTTCTTTGAAAGCTTCAACTGGAACGTCGGCGCGGCCTATTCATTCACCCTGTTGCTGACCTGTATCGCCTTCATCTTGATCATGATGAAGCTCTTCAAGGTTGGCATCCGCGACATCGCAAAATAA
- a CDS encoding ABC transporter permease, with protein sequence MSRTSRWILNTYLVLFFLYLFLPLGVVAVAAFNAYPYPSVTQWRGFTLHWFSALLEDRRLLIGLGHSGLIGLGVVAVALPLGLAGAFVLTHLKSRWNTVVYAVLVSPILVPGILLGISTLVFWSSVGVAAGLLTATLAQATFIASYAMLMILARLQRLDPSLEEAALDLGASPALVFWRLTLPFLRPTLITAAVLAFLQSIENYNTTVFAIGADWTLVTEIGSRFRFGLSPVINVIGVLFIGLTVGAATLYVLSRRRTPA encoded by the coding sequence ATGTCGCGCACCAGCCGATGGATCCTCAATACCTACTTGGTCTTGTTCTTCTTGTATCTGTTTTTGCCGCTGGGCGTGGTCGCGGTGGCAGCCTTTAATGCCTATCCTTACCCCTCGGTCACCCAGTGGCGAGGCTTCACCCTGCATTGGTTTTCGGCGCTTCTTGAAGACCGGCGGCTGTTGATCGGCCTGGGCCACTCCGGGCTGATCGGGCTTGGGGTGGTGGCCGTGGCGCTTCCACTGGGCTTGGCCGGGGCGTTCGTGTTGACCCATCTCAAGTCTCGCTGGAACACCGTTGTGTACGCCGTCCTCGTCTCGCCCATTCTGGTCCCCGGGATCTTGCTCGGCATCTCCACCTTGGTGTTCTGGAGCAGCGTTGGCGTCGCCGCCGGCCTGCTCACCGCCACCTTGGCCCAGGCCACCTTCATCGCCTCCTATGCCATGCTGATGATCCTGGCCCGCCTGCAACGCCTGGATCCCAGCTTGGAAGAGGCCGCCCTTGATCTCGGCGCCTCGCCGGCCCTGGTCTTCTGGCGCCTGACGCTGCCTTTCCTGCGCCCCACCCTGATCACCGCCGCAGTCCTGGCCTTTCTTCAGTCCATCGAAAACTATAACACCACGGTGTTCGCCATCGGGGCGGACTGGACTCTGGTCACCGAAATCGGCTCGCGCTTTCGCTTTGGCCTGTCCCCCGTGATCAACGTCATCGGCGTGCTGTTTATCGGCCTAACCGTGGGGGCGGCCACCTTGTACGTCCTCAGCCGCCGCAGGACCCCGGCATGA
- a CDS encoding alkaline phosphatase family protein — MTGGGVILVVLDGLGDACARREMGYLEGLVEVGRARRWTLRAVLPSLSRPAYASVLTGLPPADHGITANAAARTLNVPHVFSLAAKAGLVTGAVAYAWIHELCVSAPFDPLADGEYDGRAGAVHHGRFYQADDFPDREVFWQAARMIERARPQIMLVHPMGCDVHGHRHGGTSLPYRRAAAAQDELLGQFVPLWQAQGFRVLVTADHGMDDEGHHGGTAEAARLVPCYDLAPDAGPSSPDLQEQTALAPTVLRLLGLPVPPGMTTPPLG; from the coding sequence ATGACCGGCGGGGGCGTGATTTTGGTGGTGCTTGATGGCTTGGGCGACGCCTGTGCCCGGCGCGAGATGGGCTATCTTGAAGGCTTGGTCGAGGTCGGTCGCGCCCGGCGCTGGACCCTACGCGCCGTCTTGCCCAGCTTGTCGCGCCCGGCCTACGCCAGCGTGCTGACCGGCTTGCCGCCGGCCGATCACGGCATCACCGCCAACGCGGCGGCACGAACGCTCAACGTGCCGCACGTGTTCTCCCTCGCCGCCAAGGCCGGTTTGGTCACGGGAGCGGTGGCCTATGCCTGGATTCACGAGCTGTGCGTTAGCGCGCCCTTCGATCCCCTGGCCGACGGCGAATACGATGGGCGCGCCGGCGCGGTCCACCACGGCCGCTTCTATCAGGCCGATGACTTTCCCGACCGCGAAGTGTTCTGGCAGGCCGCACGGATGATCGAGCGGGCTCGCCCCCAGATCATGCTGGTCCACCCCATGGGCTGCGATGTCCACGGCCACCGCCACGGCGGCACCTCCCTCCCCTACCGCCGCGCCGCCGCCGCCCAAGACGAGCTGCTGGGCCAGTTTGTGCCCCTCTGGCAAGCCCAGGGCTTTCGCGTGCTGGTCACTGCCGATCACGGCATGGATGACGAGGGCCACCACGGCGGCACCGCCGAGGCCGCCCGCTTGGTGCCCTGTTATGACCTAGCCCCCGACGCAGGTCCAAGCTCCCCTGACCTTCAGGAGCAAACCGCCCTGGCCCCCACCGTGTTGCGCCTCCTCGGGCTGCCGGTGCCGCCCGGCATGACCACGCCGCCTCTTGGCTAA
- the tnpC gene encoding IS66 family transposase yields the protein MSDAEKDALITDQAALIERLAARVEELEALVGKPRKTSSNSHLPPSKDSSGRKGGDKKPPKKSGKTRSSRPGVARPLTETPDKTERRIVEVCPHCAKAVGERHQVCRHRYDHIDLPSIRPVVTRVELFGGRCPACRRRFRAQAPADHPVGTPFGPGIQALLTYLHHSHHVSFERLARMLKELFGLKISEGAIANAFRRLQTSLTAACAAIKTRIMQAAVIASDETTARVEGKTHWQWVFVTDTAVLHDIKPSRARAVVTSVLGLHRPEVWISDRYAGQQDLGQVHQVCLAHVLRDVQYAIDCGDTVFAPRIRDLLRWTIRIGKRKPRLKDTTLATYAGRAEHRLDVLLSVPAAHPAGRTLQHQIKAWRGKFFVFLADRRVPSTNNICEREIRPSVVFRKVTNGFRSAWGAQIHAGYRSITGTARLSGASDYDAVCDLVREKFAPT from the coding sequence CTGAGTGATGCCGAGAAGGACGCCCTGATTACCGATCAGGCGGCGTTGATTGAGCGCTTGGCGGCGCGGGTGGAGGAGTTGGAGGCACTGGTCGGCAAGCCTAGGAAGACCTCGTCGAACTCCCACCTTCCTCCCTCGAAGGACAGTTCGGGGCGTAAGGGGGGTGACAAAAAGCCCCCGAAAAAGTCAGGCAAAACCCGGTCCTCCCGCCCCGGTGTCGCCCGACCGCTCACGGAAACCCCGGATAAAACGGAGCGCCGTATAGTTGAGGTGTGCCCGCATTGCGCAAAGGCCGTAGGCGAGAGGCATCAGGTCTGCCGTCACCGCTATGACCACATCGACCTCCCCTCGATCCGGCCGGTGGTGACACGCGTTGAGCTGTTTGGGGGACGGTGCCCGGCTTGTCGCCGACGGTTTCGGGCACAGGCGCCGGCCGATCATCCAGTTGGGACCCCCTTTGGGCCAGGGATCCAGGCCTTGCTGACGTATTTGCACCACAGTCACCACGTCAGCTTCGAGCGCCTCGCCCGGATGCTGAAGGAGCTGTTTGGGCTGAAAATCTCGGAAGGGGCGATCGCCAACGCCTTCCGCCGTCTCCAAACCAGCCTGACGGCGGCCTGCGCGGCCATCAAGACGAGAATCATGCAGGCGGCTGTCATCGCCTCGGACGAAACCACGGCGCGGGTCGAAGGCAAAACCCACTGGCAGTGGGTGTTCGTGACCGATACGGCCGTTCTGCACGACATCAAGCCCAGTCGGGCGCGCGCCGTCGTGACATCGGTTCTGGGCTTGCACCGGCCGGAGGTCTGGATCTCGGATCGCTACGCTGGGCAGCAGGACCTGGGCCAGGTTCACCAAGTCTGCCTCGCCCATGTTTTGCGGGATGTCCAATACGCCATCGATTGCGGGGATACGGTCTTCGCCCCCCGGATCCGGGATCTTTTACGCTGGACCATCCGCATCGGCAAACGAAAGCCAAGGCTCAAGGACACCACCTTGGCGACCTACGCCGGCAGAGCCGAGCATCGCCTAGACGTGCTGCTGAGCGTTCCGGCCGCCCATCCCGCCGGGCGGACCCTTCAGCACCAGATCAAGGCGTGGCGTGGGAAGTTCTTCGTCTTCCTGGCCGACCGCCGGGTGCCGTCGACGAACAACATCTGCGAACGCGAAATCCGGCCCTCGGTGGTGTTTCGCAAGGTGACCAATGGCTTCCGCTCCGCTTGGGGAGCACAAATCCACGCCGGATACCGATCCATCACTGGAACCGCTCGCCTCTCAGGGGCTTCCGATTACGACGCCGTCTGCGACCTCGTCAGAGAAAAATTCGCCCCCACTTGA
- a CDS encoding glycosyltransferase family 2 protein gives MNSQKSIVGSLESVYINKFLGYVLTGWAFSDADPYAKVEIRVVTEGQTVAAALARLFHPTLAAEGRGAGFYGFSLLLPAVHAPVSNPRIYHVFGNGQLIDSVGLQPLDPAIAPGGMLWTKPEDQPVDILGDVALLAGGGVFDGQWYLSAYPDVAEWCTETGQPPYYHYQMMGRSQGLLPHVPINVNWYTERYGVFIGKMSEIVARSPLDHYYLAGGILGFDAVPGFDETSYLAINGDVRALVEARELISGYSHYLMFGAIEGRATAPWCSLPRLATQDLMLTRELVAMVTEISVGALLSNAAGRDWATLHAHSFVLDSGPWHFAEALYQAHRLDASGAISARHWREHGFIEDISGTVPRIAGYCEHRYLVANPDIAEAVGKRQIPSGYHHFLCFGHEEGRNGGVASSEPPVRLISTAALLARLNEIKDWPKISIIMPVYDTPERWLRATIESVLGQIYPYWELCIADDNSPHPRVQEVLQEFAVRDSRIRITTLPINQGIAGASNAALMLASGPWIALLDHDDQLTPDALFEIALAVLNHAPDAVYSDEDKMSVEGRLFDATFKPDWSPEFLTSTMYIGHLTAYRTAIVRKIGGFRSDFDGTQDYDLALRVAQVTNRFIHIPKILYHWVAIPGSTADVLSAKSYAIERQKKAITEFVEKNAKTSFEVMPHYSTGNWRVVYSPPSPPPLVSIIIPSAGRMGDIFGFQVDLLKNCVMSLIGSESYENYEIIIVHNGELSKSTLMFLKNIPNVMDVNCNVKNFNFSERVNIGVSYARGEYILLLNDDIQARSQKFLRDMVGLASQPGIGIVGPRLLFANGSIQHVGISLLDGIPTHPLIGEQRLTFGPQGIGQLVHNVSAVTAACLLVSRALFIAVGGFDIGLCLNYNDVDFCTKVLAKGLRIVIDPAIELYHFESLSKEGTFNWELQKFVSRWGILSDPYQNPNFSTARPFYEVVQKQEERPVRDVEYQVLARIEAARRLPLVEEKIRFSFFMSIYKQPIRFLREIEKTILNQFYRNFEWVIVSDGDYRPELLDWLRSVNEHDNVTVIVSPENQGIMAGYGKAFQATTGDYVLPVDADDFLTLDALQVIAKYIYSNGYPAALYSDEFKSNEHSRLFSPFHKPDFDWVLHTNICFTCHLCALRRDVGIEVEAYTDRKATWSHDWDTFTRVERAGYKIVHVPHLLYAWRINPGSTASIESGTKPDTINSQRHVIEQHLALTGRNSRLTVTMNTLFPHTGIWRLQPVSQASYRIARVIAASNISKMTVEAIATLLFHRPRSVVSVQIVFDTREDAQILIERLNQAGCGWALGNVTLVVGSPVVAVAEVCANADYVVFFDALCAPTEASTIRELAGLLDGVDEAVAIGGRVLDCKNRVAWAGGFFGLGGFLATADYGRAADDAGYHGMAFCQRFVDGVATCHWVARATFLKTLLGRIGTEISVAELAGAIALGAHTEGRRILYTPFSTWRLTQHRRVQPPAPSETLLAALGTAVPKISRWYSPRLYTDSDLCYQPRGYDHPSSSELAPEETQRSP, from the coding sequence ATGAACTCTCAGAAATCCATCGTCGGTAGCCTAGAGAGCGTTTATATCAACAAATTTTTGGGCTATGTCCTGACAGGTTGGGCGTTTAGCGATGCGGATCCTTACGCAAAAGTCGAAATCCGCGTTGTCACTGAGGGGCAGACGGTCGCCGCTGCGTTGGCCCGCCTTTTTCATCCTACTCTCGCTGCGGAAGGCCGAGGGGCCGGTTTTTACGGCTTTTCCCTTTTGCTTCCGGCTGTCCACGCCCCTGTTAGCAATCCTCGGATCTACCATGTTTTTGGCAACGGACAGCTAATTGATAGCGTTGGTCTGCAACCGCTCGATCCAGCGATCGCCCCCGGAGGCATGCTCTGGACTAAACCGGAGGATCAGCCCGTCGATATTCTTGGTGATGTGGCTCTTCTTGCCGGGGGCGGGGTCTTTGATGGTCAGTGGTACCTGAGCGCCTATCCAGACGTAGCAGAGTGGTGTACTGAAACAGGCCAGCCCCCGTACTATCATTACCAGATGATGGGCCGTTCACAGGGACTGCTCCCCCATGTTCCTATCAACGTCAATTGGTATACGGAACGATATGGTGTCTTCATTGGTAAGATGTCGGAGATCGTTGCCCGCAGCCCTCTCGATCACTACTATCTAGCTGGTGGGATCCTTGGTTTCGATGCTGTACCAGGGTTCGACGAGACGAGTTATCTCGCCATCAATGGCGATGTCCGCGCACTTGTGGAAGCGCGGGAGCTGATTAGCGGATATAGTCATTACCTAATGTTTGGAGCAATCGAAGGTCGAGCAACCGCGCCTTGGTGTTCCCTTCCTCGCCTTGCCACTCAAGACCTCATGCTGACCCGTGAGTTGGTCGCCATGGTCACGGAAATTTCGGTTGGCGCTTTGCTTTCCAACGCAGCAGGGCGTGACTGGGCGACCTTGCACGCTCACAGTTTTGTCCTAGATAGCGGCCCCTGGCATTTTGCTGAGGCTCTATACCAAGCGCACCGACTAGATGCGAGTGGTGCCATCTCTGCCCGCCATTGGAGAGAGCACGGCTTTATTGAAGACATCTCCGGCACGGTTCCTCGGATCGCCGGATACTGTGAACATCGGTACCTTGTTGCCAACCCCGATATCGCGGAAGCCGTTGGAAAACGGCAAATTCCCTCCGGCTATCACCATTTTCTCTGCTTTGGACACGAGGAAGGTCGTAACGGCGGGGTGGCTAGTAGCGAGCCTCCGGTCAGGCTTATATCAACGGCAGCTCTTCTGGCTCGTCTCAACGAGATAAAAGACTGGCCAAAAATCTCTATCATTATGCCGGTTTACGATACTCCGGAGCGATGGCTACGTGCGACTATAGAATCTGTCCTAGGGCAGATCTACCCCTATTGGGAACTTTGCATTGCTGACGATAATTCTCCGCATCCCCGCGTTCAGGAAGTCTTACAGGAGTTCGCGGTACGCGATTCACGCATCCGGATCACTACCCTTCCTATCAACCAGGGGATTGCCGGGGCCTCAAATGCTGCTTTGATGTTGGCCTCTGGGCCCTGGATTGCCCTCCTTGATCACGACGATCAACTTACCCCTGATGCTCTGTTCGAAATCGCGCTTGCCGTACTTAATCATGCCCCAGACGCTGTCTACTCGGATGAAGACAAGATGAGCGTCGAAGGACGTCTTTTTGATGCTACTTTTAAACCTGATTGGTCGCCTGAGTTCCTAACAAGTACAATGTACATAGGCCACCTAACCGCCTATCGCACGGCTATCGTGCGTAAAATAGGCGGCTTCCGTAGCGATTTTGATGGTACGCAAGATTACGATTTAGCATTGCGTGTTGCTCAAGTCACAAATCGTTTTATTCATATTCCAAAGATTCTTTACCATTGGGTGGCCATTCCTGGTTCAACCGCTGATGTTTTGTCGGCGAAAAGCTACGCGATAGAGCGACAAAAAAAAGCCATTACTGAATTTGTTGAAAAAAATGCTAAGACCTCCTTTGAGGTTATGCCTCACTATTCTACGGGTAATTGGCGGGTTGTATATTCTCCTCCCTCTCCCCCCCCTCTTGTCAGTATTATCATACCAAGTGCTGGACGTATGGGAGATATCTTCGGATTTCAAGTTGATCTTCTGAAGAACTGTGTCATGAGCCTTATTGGTAGCGAATCTTACGAAAATTATGAAATAATAATTGTTCATAATGGCGAGCTTAGTAAATCGACATTAATGTTTTTAAAAAACATTCCAAATGTTATGGATGTTAACTGCAATGTTAAAAATTTTAATTTTTCTGAAAGAGTTAACATTGGCGTTTCTTATGCGCGCGGCGAATACATCCTTCTTCTCAATGATGACATCCAGGCTCGTTCACAAAAATTTCTCCGGGACATGGTGGGGCTTGCTTCCCAACCTGGCATCGGCATCGTCGGTCCACGCCTCCTCTTTGCGAATGGTAGCATCCAGCATGTTGGTATTAGCTTGCTTGATGGGATCCCAACCCATCCGCTTATCGGCGAACAGCGGCTAACTTTTGGTCCTCAGGGGATCGGACAACTTGTCCATAACGTGAGTGCAGTGACAGCCGCCTGCCTTTTGGTTTCGCGCGCATTATTTATCGCTGTCGGTGGCTTCGATATCGGTTTATGCTTGAATTACAATGATGTTGATTTCTGCACTAAAGTTCTGGCTAAGGGATTGAGGATTGTTATCGATCCTGCTATTGAGCTGTACCACTTTGAGTCTTTATCAAAAGAAGGAACATTTAATTGGGAACTACAAAAGTTTGTGTCGCGTTGGGGAATTTTGTCTGATCCCTACCAAAATCCAAACTTTTCAACGGCCCGCCCCTTTTATGAAGTTGTTCAAAAACAAGAAGAGCGTCCCGTGCGAGATGTGGAATATCAAGTTCTAGCTCGTATTGAAGCAGCACGACGCCTGCCTCTTGTCGAAGAAAAGATCCGTTTTTCATTCTTTATGAGTATCTATAAGCAGCCTATTCGTTTCTTGCGAGAGATCGAAAAGACGATTCTTAACCAATTTTATCGTAATTTTGAATGGGTCATTGTTAGCGACGGCGACTACCGTCCGGAACTTCTGGATTGGCTGCGTTCAGTCAATGAACATGACAATGTCACAGTAATCGTCAGCCCCGAAAACCAAGGGATTATGGCCGGCTATGGGAAAGCCTTCCAGGCGACCACAGGAGACTATGTTCTTCCAGTTGATGCTGATGACTTTTTAACGCTCGACGCCCTTCAAGTCATAGCTAAATATATCTACTCAAATGGATATCCGGCTGCACTTTATTCTGATGAATTCAAAAGTAACGAACATTCACGTCTTTTTTCACCTTTTCATAAACCAGATTTCGACTGGGTTCTTCACACCAACATTTGCTTTACGTGTCATCTTTGTGCTTTACGTCGGGACGTCGGCATTGAAGTGGAAGCTTACACGGATCGGAAGGCAACGTGGAGCCACGATTGGGATACCTTCACTCGTGTCGAGCGGGCTGGCTATAAGATCGTTCATGTCCCCCATCTTCTTTACGCTTGGCGTATCAACCCAGGATCAACAGCGTCAATCGAGAGCGGGACAAAGCCTGATACCATCAATAGTCAGCGCCACGTTATCGAACAGCATCTCGCTCTGACAGGGCGGAATTCACGACTCACTGTTACGATGAACACGCTGTTCCCTCACACCGGTATCTGGCGCCTCCAGCCCGTATCCCAGGCGTCGTACCGTATCGCGCGGGTGATTGCTGCAAGCAATATCTCAAAGATGACGGTTGAAGCCATTGCCACTCTTTTATTTCATCGTCCTCGATCGGTTGTGTCGGTCCAGATTGTCTTTGATACTCGCGAAGATGCACAAATTCTGATCGAACGCCTGAATCAAGCAGGATGCGGCTGGGCTCTGGGGAATGTGACTCTAGTGGTGGGAAGTCCGGTGGTCGCCGTGGCGGAGGTCTGCGCGAATGCCGACTATGTCGTTTTCTTTGATGCACTTTGCGCACCGACAGAGGCCTCTACGATACGGGAGTTGGCAGGACTGCTCGACGGGGTTGATGAAGCGGTGGCAATCGGTGGTCGGGTTTTAGATTGTAAAAATCGTGTCGCCTGGGCCGGCGGATTTTTCGGTCTGGGCGGCTTCCTTGCCACGGCGGATTATGGCCGCGCTGCCGACGATGCTGGGTATCACGGCATGGCCTTCTGTCAGCGCTTCGTGGACGGTGTCGCGACATGCCACTGGGTTGCCCGGGCAACATTCTTGAAAACGCTTTTAGGACGAATCGGAACGGAGATATCCGTGGCCGAACTGGCCGGAGCGATCGCTCTCGGAGCACACACTGAGGGACGGCGCATTCTTTACACGCCGTTTAGCACTTGGAGGCTGACACAACACAGGCGGGTTCAGCCTCCGGCTCCATCCGAGACTCTGCTGGCTGCACTTGGAACGGCGGTTCCCAAAATTAGCCGTTGGTACAGCCCGCGTCTTTATACCGATTCTGACCTTTGCTATCAGCCGCGCGGGTATGATCACCCGAGCTCTTCTGAACTGGCTCCTGAAGAAACACAACGGTCACCATAA